A genomic region of Desulfovibrio aminophilus contains the following coding sequences:
- a CDS encoding lysylphosphatidylglycerol synthase domain-containing protein, producing the protein MRAEHRRVLFFLLKAAVVGAFLFWLARRGALDPRYFAIASGGLGWLLLGLACLAASISLTAVRYWLILRMFRVRQPLPFVLRTEFAATFFNLCSLGPLGGDVVRLYFMARSSGKGLAAAGATMTDRIVGLLALLLLTLASLALTGVDYLAEPVLREAVVLLSGLLAGAVGLALTAAVRLRLGRVAAICAGGAAAAAAVTYSLWAETAFGWSVAAGLAAATVCAGGFQAAFVGALLRRIGRWGGFGEKLDETLAAMSDAAGHPRAIAGVLGLALVQQAGYVLAMLCLAWAMNLPARPDAGSIFFATPLTFILAVLPLPGAGLGFNEAAFDSLLALAAPHLAGGASLYLFFRAWLIAVSFAGIPFYLFERRKSRSGGPTS; encoded by the coding sequence ATGCGAGCTGAGCACCGGCGCGTTCTGTTCTTCCTGCTGAAAGCGGCCGTGGTCGGGGCCTTCCTGTTCTGGCTCGCCCGGAGGGGCGCGCTGGATCCCCGGTACTTCGCCATCGCCTCGGGAGGCCTGGGCTGGCTCCTGCTGGGCCTCGCCTGCCTGGCCGCGAGCATCAGCCTGACCGCCGTCCGCTATTGGCTCATCCTGCGGATGTTCCGGGTCCGGCAGCCGCTGCCGTTCGTCCTGCGGACCGAATTCGCGGCCACCTTCTTCAATCTCTGCTCCCTCGGGCCCCTGGGCGGCGACGTCGTGCGCCTCTACTTCATGGCCCGGTCCTCGGGAAAAGGCCTGGCCGCGGCGGGCGCGACCATGACCGACCGGATCGTGGGGCTCCTGGCGCTCCTGCTGCTGACCCTCGCCTCGCTGGCCCTGACGGGCGTGGATTACCTGGCCGAACCCGTGCTGCGGGAGGCGGTCGTGCTGCTCTCCGGGCTTCTGGCCGGAGCGGTGGGTCTGGCGCTTACCGCGGCCGTCCGGCTGCGCCTGGGCAGGGTGGCCGCCATATGCGCGGGCGGGGCCGCGGCTGCGGCGGCCGTCACGTACTCCCTGTGGGCGGAAACGGCCTTCGGTTGGAGCGTCGCCGCCGGGCTGGCTGCCGCGACCGTGTGCGCCGGTGGGTTCCAGGCCGCGTTTGTCGGGGCGCTCCTGCGCAGGATCGGACGCTGGGGCGGCTTCGGGGAGAAGCTGGACGAGACGCTGGCGGCCATGTCCGACGCGGCGGGGCATCCCCGGGCGATCGCCGGGGTGCTGGGACTCGCGCTGGTGCAGCAGGCGGGCTACGTGCTGGCCATGCTCTGCTTGGCCTGGGCCATGAATCTTCCGGCACGGCCCGACGCGGGGAGCATCTTCTTCGCCACCCCCCTGACGTTCATCCTCGCGGTGCTGCCGCTGCCGGGCGCCGGCCTCGGCTTCAACGAGGCCGCCTTCGACAGCCTCCTGGCGCTGGCCGCGCCGCATCTCGCCGGAGGGGCCTCGCTCTACCTGTTCTTCCGGGCCTGGCTCATCGCGGTCTCGTTCGCGGGCATCCCGTTCTATCTGTTCGAGAGAAGGAAGAGCCGCTCCGGCGGACCTACTTCTTGA
- a CDS encoding class I SAM-dependent methyltransferase — translation MVAPEHPNAPSSPDHGAPTSGAMPDRAALRDIPCPLCKSSRARTKIKERFGDLDRAFDYFSEDGGHYRINECLECGFVYSSPVFSEEAVQKLYDAADASACTSSTSDRAILVNMLRYVRRLMRHSGISSGRLLDIGCGCGHLLRAAQRLGLRAEGIDPSLDASRAAAAQGFSVTHGNYAADSFPENHFDLITVIHVIDHVMDPLELLRDVRRHLRPGGAVLVATHNIESLLAKLSGDAFLAYNIQHITYYTPATLDRMIAASGLKPVKRLRSLSTYSLAHLAQNGLRDPWRSRVSGLLSRCGLGNAQLTFPFGNIEAVAVKK, via the coding sequence GTGGTCGCCCCTGAACACCCCAACGCGCCGTCTTCTCCAGACCACGGCGCCCCCACCTCGGGCGCCATGCCGGACCGGGCGGCCCTGCGGGACATTCCCTGCCCGCTCTGCAAGAGTTCCCGGGCGCGGACGAAGATCAAGGAACGCTTCGGCGACCTGGACCGCGCGTTCGACTATTTTTCAGAGGACGGCGGGCATTATCGGATCAACGAGTGCCTGGAGTGCGGCTTCGTCTACTCCTCGCCGGTGTTTTCCGAGGAGGCCGTCCAGAAGCTGTACGACGCAGCCGATGCGAGCGCCTGCACGTCGTCCACGTCGGACCGGGCCATCCTGGTCAACATGCTTCGCTATGTCCGGCGCCTCATGCGCCATTCGGGAATCAGCTCGGGACGGCTGCTCGACATCGGCTGCGGCTGCGGCCACCTGCTCCGGGCAGCCCAGCGGCTCGGGCTGCGCGCCGAGGGAATCGATCCGAGCCTGGACGCCTCGCGCGCGGCCGCAGCCCAAGGATTTTCCGTGACGCACGGGAACTACGCGGCCGACTCCTTCCCGGAAAACCACTTCGACCTGATCACCGTCATCCACGTGATCGACCACGTCATGGACCCGCTGGAGCTGCTGCGCGACGTCCGCCGGCACCTGCGCCCCGGAGGCGCGGTGCTGGTCGCCACCCACAACATCGAGAGCCTGCTGGCCAAGCTCAGCGGTGACGCGTTCCTCGCCTACAACATCCAGCACATCACCTACTACACCCCGGCGACCCTCGACCGGATGATCGCGGCCTCCGGCCTCAAGCCCGTGAAACGCCTGCGGTCGCTCAGCACCTATTCCCTGGCCCACCTGGCGCAAAACGGCCTGCGCGACCCTTGGCGGAGCCGCGTGAGCGGGCTGCTGTCCCGCTGCGGCCTGGGAAACGCCCAGCTCACCTTCCCCTTCGGGAACATCGAGGCCGTGGCCGTCAAGAAGTAG
- a CDS encoding ABC transporter ATP-binding protein, protein MSKKFGGILALSEYSLTLRKGDLAGLIGPNGAGKTTAFNVLSGVLAPSGGTLTLDGRDITGFDACRSARAGIARTFQNIRLFQDLTVMDNILVGFHQRMGQGFFATLLHLPRFRRAEAGMERRARELADLLGLADLLGQTAGALPYGDQRRLEIARALATEPKLLLLDEPAAGMNPQETRELAETIRRIHKEFQLTVFLVEHDMHLVMDLCERLQVINYGRLLAEGDPAEVRANPEVVAAYLGSSENKKGWGAAC, encoded by the coding sequence GTGAGCAAGAAATTCGGGGGCATTCTCGCGCTCTCGGAGTATTCGCTGACCCTGCGCAAGGGCGACCTGGCGGGGCTCATCGGACCCAACGGCGCGGGCAAGACCACGGCCTTCAACGTCCTCTCCGGCGTGCTGGCCCCCAGCGGCGGCACGTTGACCCTCGACGGCCGGGACATCACCGGCTTCGACGCCTGCCGCAGCGCCCGCGCGGGCATCGCGCGCACCTTCCAGAACATCCGCCTGTTCCAGGACCTGACCGTCATGGACAACATCCTGGTGGGCTTCCACCAGCGCATGGGCCAGGGCTTCTTCGCCACCCTGCTGCACCTGCCGCGTTTCCGCCGGGCCGAGGCCGGGATGGAGCGCCGCGCCAGGGAGCTGGCCGACCTCTTGGGGCTGGCCGACCTCCTGGGGCAGACCGCCGGGGCGCTGCCCTACGGCGACCAGCGGCGGCTGGAGATCGCCCGGGCCCTGGCCACGGAGCCCAAGCTCCTGCTCCTGGACGAGCCCGCCGCCGGAATGAATCCCCAGGAGACCCGCGAGCTGGCCGAGACCATCCGCCGCATCCACAAGGAATTCCAGCTGACCGTCTTCCTCGTCGAGCACGACATGCACCTCGTCATGGACCTCTGCGAACGGCTCCAGGTCATCAACTACGGCCGCCTGCTGGCCGAGGGCGATCCGGCGGAGGTGCGCGCCAATCCCGAGGTCGTCGCCGCCTATCTTGGCTCCTCGGAAAACAAGAAGGGCTGGGGGGCGGCATGCTGA
- a CDS encoding ABC transporter ATP-binding protein: MLTVRHLDVFRGRTHVLRDVDLEVGRGEIVALIGANGAGKTTTLRTISGLLPARNGEISFAPRAGGEVLDLTRAPAEAIVAAGVCHCPEGRGVFARLSVHENLLMGAYLRDDGADIRRDMEQVCEMFPILAARRNQAAGNLSGGEQMMLAIGRALMGRPRLLILDEPSLGLAPLVVEAIFQLLARINREGVTILLVEQNAVVALELAHRAYVLENGRVVMSGESAALAGDDNIRKAYLGG; the protein is encoded by the coding sequence ATGCTGACGGTCCGCCATCTCGACGTGTTCCGGGGCCGCACCCACGTGCTGCGCGACGTGGACCTGGAGGTGGGCCGGGGCGAGATCGTGGCCCTCATCGGGGCCAACGGCGCGGGCAAGACCACGACCCTGCGGACCATTTCCGGGCTGCTCCCGGCCCGCAACGGCGAGATTTCCTTCGCCCCGCGCGCGGGCGGCGAGGTGCTCGACCTGACCCGCGCCCCGGCCGAGGCCATCGTGGCGGCGGGCGTCTGCCACTGCCCCGAGGGCCGGGGTGTGTTCGCCCGCCTGAGCGTGCACGAGAACCTGCTCATGGGGGCCTACCTGCGCGACGACGGCGCGGACATCCGGCGGGACATGGAGCAGGTCTGCGAGATGTTCCCCATCCTGGCCGCGCGCCGGAACCAGGCCGCGGGCAACCTCTCCGGCGGGGAGCAGATGATGCTGGCCATCGGCCGGGCCCTCATGGGCCGGCCCCGGCTGCTCATCCTGGACGAGCCCTCCCTGGGGCTGGCCCCCCTGGTGGTGGAGGCCATCTTCCAGCTCCTGGCGCGGATCAACAGGGAAGGCGTGACCATCCTCCTGGTGGAGCAGAACGCCGTGGTGGCCCTGGAGCTGGCCCACCGGGCCTATGTTTTGGAGAACGGCCGCGTGGTCATGAGCGGGGAGAGCGCCGCCCTGGCCGGGGACGACAACATCCGCAAGGCCTATCTGGGGGGCTGA
- a CDS encoding branched-chain amino acid ABC transporter permease — protein MDGAYLAQQILNGLILGSMYALVAVGFSMIYGIINLINFAHGDIVMIGAFSTLALLAVLGLPLWVVAPGVVAVGALCGLVIERAAFRPMRGAPQVTGFIASLGVSIMIQNLGILTVTAQPRNFAFPHYMLEAVPVFGFEIQVVNICIMLAAPLLVLGLLFVVHRTRLGVAMRATAENLDVARLMGVNINRTIAATFALGSALAGAAGLMWGGKFGQIDPLMGFLPGLKAFVAAVIGGVGSIPGAILGGYVLGLAEVLFVGLLPPVYSSYRDAFVFGLLILILLITPNGILGKNTEERA, from the coding sequence ATGGACGGGGCCTATCTCGCGCAACAGATTCTCAACGGCCTCATCCTGGGCTCCATGTACGCCCTGGTGGCCGTGGGCTTCTCCATGATCTACGGAATCATCAACCTGATCAACTTCGCCCACGGCGACATCGTCATGATCGGGGCCTTCAGCACCCTGGCGCTGCTGGCCGTGCTCGGGCTGCCGCTTTGGGTGGTGGCCCCGGGCGTGGTGGCCGTGGGCGCGCTCTGCGGCCTGGTCATCGAGCGCGCGGCCTTCCGGCCCATGCGCGGCGCGCCCCAGGTCACGGGCTTCATCGCCTCCCTGGGCGTCTCGATCATGATCCAGAACCTGGGCATTCTGACCGTCACGGCCCAGCCGCGCAACTTCGCCTTCCCGCACTATATGCTGGAGGCGGTCCCGGTCTTCGGCTTCGAGATCCAGGTGGTCAACATCTGCATCATGCTCGCCGCGCCGCTGCTCGTCCTGGGCCTGCTCTTCGTGGTCCACCGCACGCGCCTGGGCGTGGCCATGCGGGCCACGGCCGAGAACCTCGACGTGGCCCGGCTCATGGGCGTGAACATCAACCGCACCATCGCGGCCACCTTCGCCCTGGGCTCGGCCCTGGCGGGCGCGGCCGGACTCATGTGGGGCGGCAAGTTCGGCCAGATCGACCCGCTCATGGGCTTCCTGCCCGGACTGAAGGCCTTCGTGGCCGCGGTCATCGGCGGAGTGGGGTCCATCCCCGGGGCCATCCTGGGAGGCTACGTCCTGGGCCTGGCCGAGGTGCTCTTCGTGGGCCTGCTGCCGCCGGTCTACTCCTCCTACCGCGACGCCTTCGTCTTCGGTCTGCTCATCCTCATCCTCCTGATCACGCCCAACGGCATCCTGGGCAAAAACACGGAGGAGCGCGCCTGA
- a CDS encoding branched-chain amino acid ABC transporter permease, which translates to MTAERKRLLFLALAGLALTAVMQAVFDDYLRTMACFVGIFIILAASLNFTNGFAGLFSLGHPAFMAIGGYVAALLTFNPEMKPLFLPDLPEWLMSLHLPFLPALLAGGAAAALTATVVGAAVLRLRGHYLAVATMGFLIIVQVLITNMEPYTRGPLGLNGLDALTDLWWVYAWVLVTLYACWKIKFSSYGRMLQSVRENELAAACLGTNLFHARLAALVIGAFFAGVAGGLWGHLVTALTPVSFSLALAFSIVVMVVVGGTGSITGAVVGAVIFSCITELFRPLEENYSVYGVGEILMALVLILILVYRPQGIFGSREPDWLAPQTNRS; encoded by the coding sequence ATGACCGCCGAGAGAAAACGTCTTCTGTTCCTGGCCCTGGCCGGGCTCGCGCTCACGGCCGTCATGCAGGCCGTGTTCGACGACTACCTGCGGACCATGGCCTGCTTCGTGGGCATCTTCATCATCCTGGCCGCGAGCCTGAACTTCACCAACGGCTTCGCCGGGCTCTTCTCCCTGGGCCACCCGGCCTTCATGGCCATCGGCGGGTACGTGGCCGCGCTGTTGACCTTCAACCCGGAGATGAAGCCGCTCTTCCTGCCCGACCTGCCGGAATGGCTCATGAGCCTGCACCTGCCGTTCCTGCCCGCGCTCCTGGCGGGCGGGGCGGCGGCGGCCCTGACCGCCACGGTGGTGGGCGCGGCGGTGCTGCGCCTGCGCGGGCACTACCTGGCCGTGGCCACCATGGGCTTCCTGATCATCGTCCAGGTGCTCATCACCAACATGGAGCCCTACACGCGCGGCCCACTGGGCCTGAACGGCCTGGACGCGCTCACCGACCTCTGGTGGGTATACGCCTGGGTGCTCGTCACGCTCTATGCCTGCTGGAAGATCAAGTTCTCCTCCTACGGCCGCATGCTCCAGAGCGTGCGCGAGAACGAACTGGCCGCCGCCTGCCTGGGCACGAACCTGTTCCATGCACGGCTCGCGGCCCTGGTGATCGGGGCCTTCTTCGCCGGAGTGGCCGGAGGGCTCTGGGGCCATCTCGTCACCGCCCTGACCCCGGTGTCCTTCTCCCTGGCGCTGGCCTTCAGCATCGTGGTCATGGTCGTGGTCGGCGGCACGGGCTCCATCACCGGCGCGGTGGTCGGCGCGGTCATTTTCAGCTGCATCACCGAACTCTTCCGCCCCCTGGAGGAGAACTACTCCGTCTACGGCGTGGGCGAGATCCTCATGGCCCTCGTCCTCATCCTCATTCTGGTCTACCGCCCCCAGGGCATTTTCGGCTCCCGCGAACCCGATTGGCTGGCGCCTCAAACCAACCGAAGCTGA
- a CDS encoding ABC transporter substrate-binding protein, producing the protein MKRLLVLLTLAAMVLGTAAVAPAAEPIKIGALYGLTGGMSSIDTPSLNGAKLKAKLINKSGGLLGGRQVEILGVDTKTDQKASAMGAKKVLSEGIVAGIGYSDPAFVLPAAPLFQKQGIPFVTSGATLPTLPKMIGDCMFMTPFGDDDQSYAIADYTVKKLGAKKIAVWTDNSMDFTKTLSRFYKERIKKLGGEIVLEDFFMMGDKDFSAQIARLKSSGAEAVFVSSIPNEAGLSVKQIREAGLKLPIVSGDGFDTELVTTVPGATLANDVFFATHTYREDTRPEVLDFIKEYKAEYGHDPENAFAALGFDAVGLIADAVTRAGSADPAAIKKALRATKDYKAVTGAITYSRASGVPVKGVSIISVKNGKYKVEEVWYPEAK; encoded by the coding sequence ATGAAACGCCTGCTCGTTCTCCTGACCCTGGCCGCCATGGTCCTCGGCACCGCCGCCGTGGCCCCGGCCGCCGAGCCGATCAAGATCGGCGCGCTCTACGGCCTCACCGGCGGCATGAGCTCCATCGACACCCCGTCCCTCAACGGGGCCAAGCTCAAGGCCAAGCTCATCAACAAGTCCGGCGGACTGCTGGGCGGCCGCCAGGTGGAAATCCTCGGCGTGGACACCAAGACCGACCAGAAGGCCTCGGCCATGGGCGCCAAGAAGGTGCTCAGCGAGGGCATCGTGGCGGGCATCGGCTACTCCGATCCGGCCTTCGTGCTTCCGGCCGCGCCCCTGTTCCAGAAGCAGGGCATCCCCTTCGTGACCTCCGGCGCGACCCTGCCGACCCTGCCCAAGATGATCGGCGACTGCATGTTCATGACTCCCTTCGGTGACGACGACCAGTCCTACGCCATCGCCGACTACACGGTGAAGAAGCTCGGGGCCAAGAAGATCGCCGTCTGGACCGACAACTCCATGGACTTCACCAAGACCCTGTCCCGCTTCTACAAGGAGCGCATCAAGAAGCTCGGCGGCGAGATCGTGCTCGAGGACTTCTTCATGATGGGCGACAAGGACTTCTCGGCCCAGATCGCGCGTCTGAAGAGCTCCGGGGCCGAGGCCGTGTTCGTCTCCTCCATTCCCAACGAGGCGGGCCTGAGCGTGAAGCAGATCCGCGAGGCCGGGCTGAAGCTGCCCATCGTCTCCGGCGACGGCTTCGACACCGAGCTGGTGACCACGGTTCCCGGCGCGACCCTGGCCAACGACGTGTTCTTCGCCACCCACACCTACCGCGAGGACACCCGCCCCGAGGTCCTGGACTTCATCAAGGAATACAAGGCCGAGTACGGCCATGATCCCGAGAACGCCTTCGCCGCCCTGGGCTTCGACGCCGTGGGCCTGATCGCCGACGCCGTCACCCGCGCCGGCTCCGCCGATCCGGCGGCCATCAAGAAGGCCCTGCGGGCCACCAAGGACTACAAGGCCGTCACCGGCGCCATCACCTACTCCCGCGCCTCCGGCGTGCCGGTGAAGGGCGTCTCCATCATCAGCGTGAAGAACGGCAAGTACAAGGTCGAGGAAGTCTGGTATCCCGAGGCGAAGTAG
- a CDS encoding creatininase family protein, translating to MKNVRLEEHNEHSFKEAKFDKLFLPIGSCESHGEHLPYGCDSLVCHQIALDLAQRVNGAVVAPPLWFGMSQHYRHQPMCLSLSDDTVIRAVGDLLDSAAFWGIRKILVVNGHDGNIAPIEIAARAFKVRHPDFGLAVLDAWWVTAGNLLPKDTFEVWDGLGHGGEGETSIGLSIFPQLCDMSRAKGDLPEMDPNVKLIWNFQELTRFGASGDPTKATAEKGDKMRSALVDYLVGFIERMDAQSWRYNIKK from the coding sequence ATGAAGAACGTCCGCCTGGAAGAGCACAACGAGCACAGCTTCAAGGAAGCGAAGTTCGACAAGCTCTTCCTGCCCATCGGTTCCTGCGAGTCCCACGGCGAGCACCTGCCCTACGGCTGCGACAGCCTCGTCTGCCACCAGATCGCCCTGGACCTGGCCCAGCGCGTGAACGGCGCGGTGGTGGCCCCGCCGCTGTGGTTCGGCATGAGCCAGCACTACCGCCACCAGCCCATGTGCCTGTCCCTGTCCGACGACACGGTCATCCGCGCCGTGGGCGACCTGCTCGACTCCGCCGCCTTCTGGGGCATCCGCAAGATCCTCGTCGTCAACGGCCACGACGGCAACATCGCGCCCATCGAGATCGCGGCCCGGGCCTTCAAGGTCCGCCACCCCGACTTCGGCCTGGCCGTGCTGGACGCCTGGTGGGTCACGGCCGGAAACCTCCTGCCCAAGGACACCTTCGAGGTCTGGGACGGCCTGGGCCACGGCGGCGAGGGCGAGACCTCCATAGGCCTGTCCATCTTCCCCCAGCTTTGTGATATGAGCCGGGCGAAGGGCGATCTGCCGGAGATGGACCCGAACGTGAAACTCATCTGGAACTTCCAGGAGCTGACCCGCTTCGGGGCCAGCGGCGACCCGACCAAGGCCACGGCCGAGAAGGGCGACAAGATGCGCTCGGCGCTGGTGGACTACCTGGTCGGCTTCATCGAGAGAATGGATGCCCAGAGCTGGCGCTACAACATCAAAAAGTAG